The following proteins are co-located in the Labrys monachus genome:
- a CDS encoding DUF882 domain-containing protein encodes MATAFASTMAMWAAVDQTESAIANGETRSLSMKHLHTGETINITYKRDGRYDSDALKKLNWFLRDWRRDEPTRMDPRLFDTIWLAYHAVGATQPVNVVCGYRSPETNGMLRRRSRGVAKFSQHTLGKAMDFFIPGVPLSKLRVAGLRLQRGGVGFYPTSGSPFVHMDAGGVRMWPRMSRSELASVFPDGKTVLIPADGRPMAGYQVAMNEILRKGGTVGGRQGAGDDDGGGGDDNGGGGFFASLFGHRSSQTPSETMMQASASSRGGLVAPSSSAPAPTVVAMARPAQLESPARMASIPLPERRPSGIDASVEVADAGDSVPDMTSASASNVPLPPVRPDGGPVPSAPPQQVASLDGPAIAQDVSAAAPAAAMPARPASITPSAEKVPVARPASASATLQPRPAIFADLSKGGEGFMKRSAGRQPQRALGFADVSPVTRTARPPRPTLTATRFEKLNFVSLSAPVPSARNKEQAQLIKPDLTTTASLIAAPSRTVLIKFGVAAYQDLRAEKFSGAAVKPLRTASFSPMPDIFTGSIVSSN; translated from the coding sequence ATGGCCACCGCCTTTGCCTCGACCATGGCGATGTGGGCCGCGGTCGACCAGACCGAGAGCGCGATCGCCAATGGCGAGACCCGCTCGCTGTCGATGAAGCATCTCCATACCGGCGAGACGATCAACATCACCTACAAGCGCGACGGCCGGTATGATTCCGACGCGCTCAAGAAGCTGAACTGGTTCCTGCGCGACTGGCGGCGCGACGAGCCCACGCGCATGGATCCGCGCCTGTTCGACACCATCTGGCTCGCCTATCACGCGGTCGGCGCCACCCAGCCCGTCAACGTCGTGTGCGGCTACCGTTCGCCCGAAACCAACGGCATGCTGCGCCGGCGCTCGCGGGGCGTCGCCAAATTCAGCCAGCATACGCTCGGCAAGGCGATGGACTTCTTCATTCCCGGCGTGCCGCTGTCCAAGCTGCGCGTCGCAGGCCTTCGCCTCCAGCGCGGCGGCGTCGGCTTCTACCCGACCTCGGGCTCGCCCTTCGTGCATATGGATGCCGGCGGTGTCCGCATGTGGCCGCGCATGTCGCGCAGCGAGCTGGCCTCCGTGTTCCCCGACGGGAAGACGGTGCTCATCCCGGCCGACGGCCGCCCGATGGCGGGCTATCAGGTCGCCATGAACGAGATCCTGCGCAAGGGCGGCACCGTCGGCGGCCGGCAGGGCGCGGGCGACGATGACGGCGGTGGCGGCGACGACAATGGCGGCGGCGGTTTCTTCGCGAGCCTGTTCGGCCATCGCAGCAGCCAGACGCCTTCCGAGACCATGATGCAGGCCTCGGCATCCTCGCGCGGCGGCCTCGTGGCGCCGTCCTCGTCCGCACCGGCTCCCACCGTCGTGGCGATGGCCAGGCCGGCCCAGCTCGAATCGCCCGCCCGCATGGCCTCGATCCCCCTTCCCGAACGGCGGCCCTCGGGCATCGACGCCTCGGTTGAGGTCGCCGATGCCGGCGACAGCGTTCCCGACATGACCAGCGCTTCGGCGTCCAACGTGCCGCTGCCGCCGGTCCGTCCGGATGGCGGACCGGTGCCGTCGGCGCCGCCCCAGCAGGTTGCGTCTCTCGATGGCCCGGCCATCGCCCAGGATGTGAGCGCCGCGGCGCCGGCCGCCGCGATGCCGGCACGGCCGGCTTCGATCACGCCGTCCGCCGAGAAGGTTCCGGTGGCCCGTCCCGCCTCGGCCTCCGCGACGCTGCAGCCGCGCCCTGCGATCTTCGCCGACCTGTCCAAGGGTGGCGAAGGCTTCATGAAGCGCAGTGCCGGCCGGCAGCCCCAGCGGGCGCTCGGTTTCGCCGATGTTTCGCCGGTGACCCGTACGGCCCGGCCGCCTCGTCCGACCCTGACGGCGACCCGCTTCGAGAAGCTCAACTTCGTTTCCCTGTCGGCCCCGGTCCCTTCGGCGCGCAACAAGGAGCAGGCCCAGCTCATCAAGCCGGACCTGACCACGACGGCCTCGCTGATCGCCGCCCCATCGCGCACGGTGCTGATCAAGTTCGGCGTCGCGGCCTATCAGGACCTGCGCGCCGAGAAATTCTCGGGCGCGGCGGTGAAGCCCCTGCGCACCGCGAGCTTCTCGCCGATGCCGGACATCTTCACCGGCTCGATCGTCTCCTCGAACTGA
- a CDS encoding BolA family protein: MSVPAIRDLIEASLHAALRPERLAVLDESADHAGHAGHRDGGESHFRVRIVSAAFTGRSRVDRHRMVNEALAPAFARGVHALAIEASAPGEPARW, translated from the coding sequence ATGTCCGTTCCTGCCATCCGCGATCTGATCGAAGCGTCCCTTCACGCGGCCCTGCGGCCCGAGCGCCTGGCCGTGCTCGACGAATCGGCTGATCATGCCGGGCATGCCGGCCATCGAGACGGAGGAGAGAGCCATTTTCGCGTACGCATCGTTTCGGCGGCCTTTACCGGCCGCAGCCGTGTCGACCGCCACCGCATGGTGAACGAGGCGCTGGCGCCCGCCTTCGCACGCGGCGTTCATGCCCTGGCGATCGAAGCCAGCGCGCCGGGCGAACCGGCCCGCTGGTAG
- a CDS encoding DUF2125 domain-containing protein: MPTSPPAPSQRRASGRRVFLPTLLLGVVVVAWSGFWWYASTRVQSEWSRFVVRQAELGRQIRCADQSFGGYPFRLEVRCTNPQVTSTRPGQSFDVHLADLGAVAQVYQPNKVILEAKGPLTVVDGEGEGATVTANWASAEASMGIWTSGPSNADIVIKGLDANATRAGQATSLVAGANVEAHIRLAVGANAAPGAYDVVAKADAGSMPPLDRMLGGPEPLSGEFQATVTQIDLQPRPMRERLRAWAADGGSLQIVLAQLNRGPSSVKAAGTVALDDGGHPAGDLTVALAGINEMSGSLQQAGLASGRLVGLMGVGLSMLGKPTNIDGKTAVEVPVRLANGKVSIGSFPAGRLPSLF; the protein is encoded by the coding sequence TTGCCGACCTCCCCTCCCGCCCCATCGCAGCGTCGTGCCTCGGGTAGGCGCGTCTTCCTGCCGACCCTGCTTCTCGGCGTCGTCGTCGTCGCGTGGTCCGGCTTCTGGTGGTACGCCTCGACGCGCGTGCAGTCCGAATGGAGCCGCTTCGTGGTGCGGCAGGCGGAACTCGGGCGCCAGATCCGCTGTGCCGACCAGAGCTTCGGCGGCTATCCCTTCCGCCTGGAGGTCCGCTGCACCAATCCGCAGGTCACCTCGACCCGGCCCGGGCAGTCCTTCGACGTGCACCTGGCCGATCTCGGCGCGGTGGCGCAGGTCTACCAGCCCAATAAGGTCATCCTCGAGGCCAAGGGTCCGCTGACCGTCGTCGACGGGGAAGGCGAGGGCGCGACGGTCACCGCGAACTGGGCGAGCGCCGAGGCCAGCATGGGGATCTGGACGTCGGGTCCGAGCAATGCCGACATCGTCATCAAAGGGCTCGACGCCAACGCCACCAGAGCGGGGCAGGCGACCTCCCTCGTCGCCGGCGCCAATGTCGAGGCCCACATCCGGCTGGCGGTGGGCGCCAATGCGGCGCCCGGCGCCTATGACGTGGTGGCCAAGGCCGATGCGGGCAGCATGCCGCCGCTCGACAGGATGCTGGGCGGACCGGAGCCCCTCAGCGGCGAGTTCCAGGCGACCGTCACCCAGATCGACCTGCAGCCCAGGCCGATGCGGGAGCGCCTGCGTGCCTGGGCGGCCGATGGCGGTTCGCTGCAGATCGTGCTCGCGCAGCTCAATCGCGGGCCGAGCAGCGTGAAGGCGGCGGGAACGGTGGCGCTGGACGATGGCGGCCACCCCGCCGGCGACCTCACCGTCGCCCTCGCCGGCATCAACGAGATGAGCGGTTCCCTGCAGCAGGCGGGGCTGGCGTCGGGCCGGCTGGTCGGCCTGATGGGCGTCGGCCTGTCGATGCTCGGCAAGCCGACGAACATCGACGGCAAGACCGCCGTGGAGGTGCCGGTCAGGCTCGCCAACGGCAAGGTCAGCATCGGCTCCTTCCCGGCCGGCCGGCTGCCCAGCCTGTTCTGA
- a CDS encoding tartrate dehydrogenase has protein sequence MRQHSIAAIPADGIGKEVIAAGLQVLAELERRCGDFRLAVTEFPWGSDFYRQTGRMMPADGLDTLRGFDAIYFGAVGDPGLPDDLTLWGLRLAICQGFDQYANVRPVRLLPGIAGPLRNARPEDVDFVIVRENSEGEYSGNGGRTHRGQPEEVATETSIFTRTGVRRIMEFAFRLAMTRTRRQVSVVTKSNAQRHGMVLWDEIAAEVAAAFPEVAVDKVLVDAMTTRMVLKPESLDVVVATNLHADILSDLGAALAGSLGIAPTANIDPSRRYPSMFEPIHGSAFDIAGKGIANPLATFWTGAMMLEHLGEAPAAARLMRAIEQVTGGNFPLTPDLGGTSTTQEITAAVCSAIRREA, from the coding sequence ATGCGTCAGCATTCGATCGCCGCCATTCCCGCCGACGGCATCGGAAAGGAGGTCATCGCGGCCGGCCTCCAGGTGCTCGCCGAGTTGGAGCGGCGCTGCGGCGACTTCCGGCTGGCGGTCACCGAATTTCCGTGGGGATCGGATTTCTACCGCCAGACCGGGCGCATGATGCCCGCCGACGGCCTCGACACGCTGCGCGGCTTCGACGCCATCTATTTCGGCGCGGTCGGCGATCCCGGCCTGCCCGACGACCTCACATTGTGGGGCCTGCGCCTCGCCATCTGCCAGGGCTTCGACCAATATGCCAATGTGCGGCCCGTCCGGCTCCTGCCGGGTATCGCCGGCCCGCTGCGCAACGCCCGGCCTGAGGACGTCGATTTCGTCATCGTGCGCGAGAACAGCGAGGGCGAATATTCCGGCAATGGCGGTCGCACCCATCGCGGCCAGCCGGAGGAAGTGGCGACGGAAACCTCGATCTTCACGCGCACCGGCGTCCGGCGCATCATGGAGTTCGCCTTCCGGCTCGCCATGACGCGCACCCGGCGGCAGGTCAGCGTGGTGACGAAATCCAACGCCCAGCGCCACGGCATGGTGCTGTGGGACGAGATCGCCGCCGAGGTCGCGGCCGCCTTTCCCGAGGTGGCGGTGGACAAGGTGCTGGTCGACGCCATGACGACACGCATGGTGCTGAAGCCCGAAAGCCTCGACGTGGTGGTCGCCACCAATCTCCACGCCGACATCCTGAGCGATCTCGGCGCGGCGCTCGCGGGCAGCCTCGGCATCGCGCCCACGGCGAACATCGACCCGAGCCGCCGATATCCCTCGATGTTCGAGCCGATCCACGGCTCGGCCTTCGACATCGCCGGGAAGGGCATCGCCAATCCGCTGGCGACGTTCTGGACCGGCGCCATGATGCTGGAGCATCTCGGCGAAGCACCGGCGGCCGCCCGGCTGATGCGGGCCATCGAGCAGGTCACGGGCGGCAATTTCCCGCTCACGCCGGATCTCGGCGGCACCTCGACCACGCAGGAGATCACCGCCGCGGTCTGCAGCGCGATCCGCCGCGAGGCGTGA
- a CDS encoding SDR family NAD(P)-dependent oxidoreductase — MKTAIITGGGIGIGRSSAFAFARAGYRAIVTDVLEAEGRDVVEAIAAEGGSAEFHALDVRSTQQADAVVAEVERKYGPLDVVLANAGIAHKVPLAQLTDEKWDQTLDIDLGGVFRIVRAAAPAMRRNGKGSVIALSSIMGVAYGWDEHVHYSAAKTGVVGLVRGLAVELARDGVRVNGIAPGYIRTAQALSKEHSLGPEGLEAAAKFIPLGRTGEPEEVADVAVFLASEAARYITGQVIVVDGGLLVGRY; from the coding sequence ATGAAGACCGCAATCATCACCGGAGGCGGGATCGGCATCGGCCGGTCCTCCGCCTTCGCCTTCGCCCGGGCCGGCTACCGCGCGATCGTGACCGACGTCCTCGAGGCGGAAGGCCGCGATGTCGTCGAGGCGATCGCCGCCGAGGGCGGCAGCGCCGAGTTCCACGCGCTCGACGTGCGCAGCACGCAGCAGGCCGATGCGGTCGTCGCCGAGGTGGAGAGGAAATACGGACCGCTCGACGTCGTGCTCGCCAATGCCGGCATCGCCCACAAGGTGCCGCTCGCGCAGCTGACCGACGAGAAATGGGACCAGACGCTCGACATCGACCTCGGCGGCGTCTTCCGCATCGTGCGCGCCGCCGCGCCGGCCATGCGACGCAACGGCAAGGGCAGCGTCATCGCGCTGTCCTCGATCATGGGCGTCGCCTATGGCTGGGACGAGCATGTGCACTACTCGGCCGCCAAGACCGGCGTCGTCGGCCTGGTGCGCGGCCTCGCCGTCGAACTGGCGCGCGACGGGGTGCGCGTCAACGGCATCGCGCCCGGCTATATCCGCACCGCCCAGGCGCTCTCGAAGGAGCACTCCCTCGGCCCCGAGGGGCTGGAGGCCGCGGCGAAGTTCATCCCGCTCGGGCGCACCGGCGAGCCGGAGGAGGTCGCCGATGTCGCCGTGTTCCTCGCCTCCGAGGCGGCCCGCTACATCACCGGACAGGTGATCGTGGTGGATGGCGGCCTGCTCGTCGGGCGGTATTGA
- a CDS encoding asparaginase encodes MKKICLITTGGTIASRRNSETGHTVAGVSGHDLRASLHDPLPDIELEVEEFCNIGSYAFDLPLAFALAARINAKLDGGCDGVVVTHGTDTMEESAYMAELLLRGDKPVVFTGAQRAADQPDTDGPRNIADAVRLAAAPAARGLGAMICFEQEFHAARDVTKTHTSRVDTFMSGEHGKLGEIDAGQVFVHRRPTLRRTYAPAALEPAVELVKLSMGSTDGYLRYAAAHGTKAFVLEGFGLGNAPPAVTAAAVEIVRAGIPVIMTSRCPKGRVKPVYGNGGGRDLADGGVIFAGDLNGPKARILAALLLGLGLDSEALRAEIDYLGG; translated from the coding sequence ATGAAGAAGATTTGTTTGATAACCACCGGCGGCACGATCGCATCGCGGCGCAACAGCGAGACGGGCCATACGGTCGCCGGCGTCAGCGGCCATGACTTGCGGGCCAGCCTCCACGATCCGCTGCCGGACATCGAGCTGGAGGTCGAGGAGTTCTGCAACATCGGCAGCTATGCCTTCGACCTGCCTTTGGCCTTCGCGCTCGCCGCCCGCATCAACGCCAAGCTCGACGGCGGCTGCGACGGCGTGGTCGTCACCCACGGCACCGACACGATGGAGGAGAGCGCCTACATGGCCGAGCTGCTCCTGCGCGGCGACAAGCCCGTGGTGTTCACCGGCGCCCAGCGCGCCGCGGACCAGCCCGACACCGACGGCCCCCGCAACATCGCCGACGCCGTGCGCCTCGCCGCCGCGCCAGCGGCCCGCGGCCTCGGCGCCATGATCTGCTTCGAGCAGGAATTCCACGCCGCCCGCGACGTGACCAAGACCCATACCTCGCGGGTGGACACCTTCATGTCCGGCGAGCACGGCAAGCTCGGGGAGATCGACGCGGGACAGGTGTTCGTCCATCGCCGGCCGACTTTGCGCCGGACCTATGCGCCCGCCGCCCTCGAGCCGGCGGTGGAGCTCGTCAAGCTCTCGATGGGCTCGACCGACGGTTATCTGCGCTATGCCGCCGCCCATGGCACCAAGGCCTTCGTCCTCGAGGGGTTCGGGCTCGGCAACGCCCCGCCCGCCGTCACGGCGGCGGCGGTCGAGATCGTCCGCGCCGGCATTCCCGTGATCATGACCTCGCGCTGCCCCAAGGGCCGGGTGAAGCCGGTCTACGGCAATGGCGGCGGCCGGGACCTCGCCGACGGCGGCGTGATCTTCGCCGGCGACCTCAACGGCCCCAAGGCGCGCATCCTCGCCGCCCTGCTTCTCGGGCTCGGCCTGGACAGCGAGGCGCTGAGGGCGGAGATCGACTATCTCGGCGGGTAG
- a CDS encoding ABC transporter substrate-binding protein translates to MSDPFTRMKLGPSRRQFLQVAAAAGGAAVLPASFGANEAAAQGAGDTLVIAAPATPQGLDIEFDVSLGSIDSLGALYEYMLGYEKVPDPDAPGVLREDTSVHADKPDGMALKGRLAESWEVSPDGRKATFKLREGVKSNWGNTFSSKDVKWTWDRKFNLKGQGLFQTAVLGLTSPDQIKVEGEHAISFNLEKPNPLLLKQQCNLANPIYDATKCAEVGGSADPWAVAFLKNDSAGFGPYRLAQLVRGQQAVFEARDDYWDTKPAMKRVIMREVPQSASRFSLLQGGAVDIAQFLQPRELEALKKQKNVAVDAVNSSYMIWLELNAKIKPFDNVDVRRAVNLALPRDEIIRTIYYGYADAQTAPMPYIYPMVDKSFFSYKYDVAKAKDLLAKAGFGKGVSTTLSYNAGDPTQEPIALLIQTSLRQIGIELTLEKLPAGVFYENVTKRAKPMIFYLDSPWTPDPGYSTYLYFNSKSYVNYSNYENTTVDQLITDGLATLDNNVRLEKYKQVQKTLMDEAPWGFLAYPKYTLARKANLKGYTYYTSNNLRFQDFSRG, encoded by the coding sequence ATGTCTGACCCGTTTACGCGAATGAAGCTTGGGCCTTCCCGCCGGCAATTCCTGCAGGTGGCCGCGGCGGCCGGCGGCGCCGCGGTGCTGCCCGCGTCCTTCGGGGCGAACGAGGCGGCGGCGCAGGGCGCCGGCGACACGCTGGTGATCGCCGCGCCGGCGACGCCGCAGGGGCTCGACATCGAATTCGACGTGAGCCTCGGCTCCATCGACTCGCTGGGGGCTCTCTACGAATACATGCTCGGCTATGAGAAGGTACCCGACCCCGACGCCCCCGGCGTGCTGCGGGAGGATACCTCGGTGCATGCCGACAAGCCCGACGGCATGGCGCTCAAGGGGCGCCTCGCCGAATCCTGGGAGGTCTCGCCGGACGGTCGCAAGGCGACGTTCAAGCTGCGCGAGGGCGTCAAGTCCAACTGGGGCAATACCTTCTCGTCCAAGGACGTCAAGTGGACCTGGGACCGCAAGTTCAACCTGAAGGGCCAGGGCCTGTTCCAGACCGCGGTGCTCGGCCTGACCTCGCCCGACCAGATCAAGGTCGAGGGCGAGCATGCGATCTCCTTCAATCTCGAAAAGCCCAACCCGCTGTTGCTGAAGCAGCAGTGCAACCTCGCCAATCCCATCTACGACGCCACCAAATGCGCCGAAGTCGGCGGCTCGGCCGACCCCTGGGCCGTCGCCTTCCTCAAAAACGACAGCGCCGGCTTCGGCCCCTACCGCCTCGCCCAGCTCGTGCGCGGCCAGCAGGCCGTCTTCGAGGCGCGCGACGATTACTGGGACACCAAGCCGGCGATGAAGCGCGTGATCATGCGCGAAGTGCCGCAGTCGGCGAGCCGCTTCTCGCTCCTGCAGGGCGGCGCCGTCGACATCGCGCAGTTCCTGCAGCCGCGCGAGCTGGAGGCCCTGAAGAAGCAGAAGAACGTCGCGGTCGATGCCGTCAACTCGTCCTACATGATCTGGCTGGAACTCAACGCCAAGATCAAGCCGTTCGACAATGTCGACGTGCGGCGCGCCGTCAACCTCGCTCTGCCGCGCGACGAGATCATCCGCACCATCTATTACGGCTATGCCGACGCCCAGACCGCGCCGATGCCCTACATCTATCCGATGGTGGACAAGAGCTTCTTTTCCTACAAATATGATGTCGCCAAGGCCAAGGACCTGCTCGCCAAGGCCGGCTTCGGCAAGGGCGTGAGCACGACGCTGTCCTACAATGCGGGCGATCCGACGCAGGAGCCGATCGCGCTCCTGATCCAGACCTCGCTGCGCCAGATCGGCATCGAGCTCACGCTGGAAAAGCTTCCGGCGGGCGTGTTCTACGAGAACGTCACCAAGCGCGCCAAGCCGATGATCTTCTATCTGGATTCGCCGTGGACGCCCGATCCGGGCTACTCGACCTATCTCTATTTCAACTCCAAGAGCTATGTGAACTACTCGAACTACGAGAATACCACCGTCGACCAGCTCATCACCGACGGCCTGGCGACGCTCGACAACAATGTCCGCCTGGAGAAGTACAAGCAGGTCCAGAAGACGCTGATGGACGAAGCGCCCTGGGGCTTCCTGGCCTATCCGAAATATACCCTGGCCCGGAAGGCGAACCTCAAGGGTTACACCTACTACACGTCGAACAACCTGCGCTTCCAGGACTTCTCGCGCGGTTGA
- a CDS encoding ABC transporter permease produces MLARLRLFGRLALVRPRFAVGYVIVAIVALLAILAPLIAPYSPTEADSLNFLQPPGADHLFGTDNVGMDIFSRAIYAPRIDLTIAILGTMLSALLGGSIGALVGYYSSGRGVRVWLSYIVMRAADVLQAFPVFVFAIALVASLGQSIQTVVLAIAFVNAPIYLRLMRSQVLSIRSMRYVEASTVNGLSDFQTITRHVIPNAMGPVLAQLSINIGWGILLTASLSFIGAGVRAPTPEWGSMIAMGFQNVVTGQWWPSMFPGAMLAVTVFGFSLVGASIEVLADPARRRQLLSEVRQRGARGAAAGQASMEQASVEQA; encoded by the coding sequence ATGCTCGCCAGACTTCGCCTGTTCGGTCGCCTCGCGCTGGTCAGGCCGCGTTTCGCCGTCGGCTATGTGATCGTCGCGATCGTCGCCCTTCTCGCCATCCTGGCGCCGCTGATCGCGCCCTATTCGCCGACGGAAGCCGATTCCCTGAACTTCCTGCAGCCGCCGGGCGCCGACCACCTCTTCGGCACCGACAATGTCGGCATGGACATCTTCAGCCGGGCGATCTACGCGCCCCGTATCGACCTGACCATCGCCATCCTCGGCACCATGCTGTCGGCGCTGCTCGGCGGCTCGATCGGGGCGCTGGTCGGCTATTACAGCAGCGGTCGCGGCGTGCGCGTGTGGCTCTCCTATATCGTCATGCGGGCCGCCGACGTGCTGCAGGCCTTCCCCGTCTTCGTCTTCGCCATCGCTCTGGTGGCGAGCCTCGGCCAGAGCATCCAGACGGTGGTACTGGCGATCGCCTTCGTCAACGCGCCGATCTATCTGCGCCTGATGCGCTCGCAGGTGCTCAGCATCCGCTCGATGCGCTATGTCGAGGCCTCCACCGTCAACGGGCTCTCCGATTTCCAGACCATCACCCGCCACGTCATCCCCAACGCGATGGGGCCGGTCCTGGCGCAATTGTCGATCAATATCGGCTGGGGCATCCTGTTGACGGCCTCCCTCTCCTTCATCGGCGCCGGCGTGCGCGCGCCGACGCCCGAATGGGGCAGCATGATCGCCATGGGCTTCCAGAACGTCGTCACCGGCCAATGGTGGCCGTCGATGTTCCCGGGCGCCATGCTCGCGGTCACGGTGTTCGGCTTCTCTCTGGTCGGCGCCTCGATCGAGGTGCTGGCGGATCCGGCCCGCCGCCGGCAATTGCTGAGCGAGGTGCGCCAGCGCGGCGCCCGCGGCGCGGCGGCCGGCCAGGCCTCGATGGAGCAAGCCTCGGTGGAGCAGGCCTGA
- a CDS encoding ABC transporter permease → MRVLSYLAKRLAFVIPQLLGIVLVSFLLVKSIPGDPAVLMLGPTATPDAIAGLRQSLGLDQPLYIQFVIYVKNLLHGDLGTSWQTTRPVLEDLVQRFPATLELVTLSLLLAVLVGMTLGVHAAKRPNGWIARLSDLYGLAAGALPDFWFALVLIFVFYTLLAWAPAPLGRMDMIVIPPMPVTGAYTIDALLAGDLEAFGSALSHLVLPVLTLGLLNAAPILKMTQTTMEKMLDSDFSRYEVLCGVPQAIVVRHALRNALPSIVTIISVLYGFLIGGAVLVEIVFSWGGAGQYAVQGVLNADIYPVLGFVLFSAVFSLVVYIVVDLIYVLLDPRISN, encoded by the coding sequence ATGCGCGTCCTCAGCTATCTCGCCAAGCGCCTCGCCTTCGTCATCCCGCAATTGCTCGGCATCGTCCTCGTCAGCTTCCTCCTGGTGAAGAGCATTCCCGGCGATCCGGCCGTGCTGATGCTCGGCCCGACCGCGACGCCGGACGCCATCGCGGGCCTGCGCCAGTCGCTCGGGCTCGACCAGCCGCTCTACATCCAGTTCGTCATCTATGTGAAGAACCTCCTGCATGGCGATCTCGGCACGTCCTGGCAGACGACCCGGCCGGTGCTGGAGGATCTCGTCCAGCGCTTTCCGGCGACGCTCGAACTCGTGACCCTCTCCCTCCTGCTCGCGGTCCTCGTCGGCATGACCCTTGGCGTGCACGCCGCCAAGCGGCCCAATGGCTGGATCGCCCGCCTGTCCGACCTCTACGGCCTGGCGGCCGGCGCGCTGCCCGATTTCTGGTTCGCGCTCGTGCTGATCTTCGTGTTCTACACGCTCCTCGCCTGGGCGCCGGCCCCGCTCGGGCGGATGGACATGATCGTCATCCCGCCGATGCCGGTGACGGGGGCCTATACGATCGACGCGCTGCTCGCCGGCGATCTCGAAGCCTTCGGCTCGGCCCTGTCCCACCTCGTGCTGCCGGTCCTCACCCTCGGCCTGCTCAACGCGGCGCCGATCCTGAAGATGACGCAGACGACGATGGAGAAGATGCTGGATTCCGATTTCAGCCGCTATGAAGTGCTGTGCGGCGTGCCGCAGGCCATCGTGGTGCGCCATGCCCTGCGCAACGCGCTGCCGTCGATCGTCACCATCATCAGCGTGCTCTACGGTTTCCTGATCGGCGGCGCGGTGCTGGTCGAGATCGTGTTCTCCTGGGGCGGGGCCGGCCAATATGCGGTGCAGGGCGTGCTCAACGCCGACATCTATCCGGTGCTCGGCTTCGTGCTGTTCTCCGCCGTCTTCTCCCTCGTCGTCTATATCGTGGTCGACCTGATCTACGTCCTCCTCGATCCGCGCATCAGCAATTGA
- a CDS encoding ABC transporter ATP-binding protein, with amino-acid sequence MSQAAVTSEHMPPHRVATATAPLVDIRGLEVDFPGASDSKRVLKGVSLSVQPGEIIGLVGESGAGKTTLARSILGVPPAPGKIVGGEVVFEGRNILALPEPELRKLRGRRLSVVVPNPRAELNPTMTIGRQIAAMAQIHLGVGRKEALRLALGILRDVQIPDPERRMNAYPHELSGGMAQRVVIAMALICNPAFIISDDATSGLDVTVQSQILSLLGRLAADHGSAMLFITRDIGITAHFCDRVAVLYGGEIMELAPREDLFLRPAHPYTLMLLAAFSHSPALRDAWSVPETGRRRTQAKGCHYAGRCPIAQPVCSEKRPPFAEISPGHFALCHFPVSHE; translated from the coding sequence ATGTCGCAAGCCGCGGTCACATCCGAACACATGCCGCCGCATCGCGTGGCGACGGCGACGGCCCCGCTCGTCGACATCCGCGGCCTCGAGGTCGATTTTCCCGGCGCGAGCGACTCCAAGCGCGTGCTGAAGGGCGTCAGCCTCTCGGTGCAGCCCGGCGAGATCATCGGCCTCGTCGGCGAGAGCGGCGCCGGCAAGACCACCCTGGCGCGCTCGATCCTCGGCGTGCCGCCGGCACCGGGGAAGATCGTCGGCGGCGAGGTGGTCTTCGAAGGCCGCAACATCCTCGCTCTGCCCGAGCCGGAGCTGCGCAAGCTGCGCGGCCGCCGCCTGTCGGTGGTGGTGCCCAACCCGCGCGCCGAACTCAATCCGACCATGACCATCGGCAGGCAGATCGCCGCCATGGCGCAGATCCATCTCGGCGTCGGCCGCAAGGAAGCGCTGCGCCTGGCGCTCGGCATCCTGCGCGACGTGCAGATCCCCGATCCAGAACGGCGCATGAACGCCTATCCGCACGAATTGTCCGGCGGCATGGCCCAGCGCGTGGTGATCGCCATGGCGCTGATCTGCAACCCCGCCTTCATCATCTCGGACGATGCGACCAGCGGCCTCGACGTCACCGTGCAGTCGCAGATCCTGTCGCTGCTCGGCCGCCTCGCCGCCGACCATGGCAGCGCCATGCTGTTCATCACCCGCGACATCGGCATTACCGCCCATTTCTGCGACCGCGTCGCGGTGCTCTATGGCGGCGAGATCATGGAGCTCGCCCCGCGCGAGGACCTGTTCCTGCGGCCGGCGCATCCCTATACGCTGATGCTGCTCGCCGCCTTCTCGCACAGCCCGGCCCTGCGCGACGCCTGGAGCGTGCCCGAGACGGGCCGGCGCCGGACGCAGGCGAAGGGCTGCCACTATGCCGGCCGCTGCCCGATCGCCCAGCCGGTGTGCAGCGAGAAGCGCCCTCCCTTCGCCGAGATCAGCCCGGGCCATTTCGCGCTCTGCCACTTTCCCGTGAGCCACGAATGA